One stretch of Natronobacterium gregoryi SP2 DNA includes these proteins:
- a CDS encoding recombinase family protein, whose translation MAQSDTKSTLIYARVSTEDQDLSHQEENLWNYATDSLGFPEDDIDVLRDKSTGTNIDRSGYREMMERVRAGDAESIIVREISRIGRDIRDIHDTVYEIVDDHDCGLYIKNDGLEVDADEELDIAFKSTMFGLSLAAEIKAKKVKENTLEGLRAAEQAGKCTTRPPYGFTTDDEGYLQPTDEFSNAREAIEAVEELGWSHRKTARHTGVPRRTIPNILERKDLYLTTTIDRGDPGESA comes from the coding sequence ATGGCCCAATCTGACACCAAATCAACATTAATCTACGCCCGGGTCAGTACCGAGGACCAAGACCTCTCCCACCAGGAAGAGAACCTCTGGAACTACGCTACCGACTCGCTCGGGTTCCCGGAGGACGACATCGATGTCCTCCGCGACAAGTCGACCGGCACCAACATCGACCGCTCCGGGTACCGTGAGATGATGGAACGCGTTCGCGCCGGCGATGCTGAGAGCATCATCGTGCGCGAAATCAGCCGCATCGGCCGCGACATTCGAGACATCCACGATACCGTGTACGAAATCGTCGACGACCACGACTGCGGCCTGTACATCAAGAATGACGGTCTCGAAGTCGACGCCGACGAAGAACTCGACATCGCGTTCAAGTCGACGATGTTTGGACTCTCACTCGCTGCAGAAATCAAGGCGAAGAAGGTGAAGGAGAACACCCTCGAAGGACTCCGGGCGGCCGAGCAGGCCGGCAAGTGTACGACGCGCCCCCCGTACGGTTTCACCACCGACGATGAAGGGTATCTCCAGCCGACCGATGAATTTAGCAACGCCCGCGAGGCCATCGAGGCGGTCGAGGAACTCGGCTGGAGCCACCGGAAGACCGCGCGCCACACGGGTGTTCCTCGACGAACCATCCCGAACATCCTCGAACGTAAAGACCTCTACCTGACCACGACAATCGACCGAGGCGACCCCGGTGAGAGCGCATGA